The Candidatus Neomarinimicrobiota bacterium DNA segment ATCAAAAATCATAAAAGTATATTTACTCCATTTTTAGGTATTTCTGAACATATTGCTGAATTTAAATATGTTGGTTTATATAATGTTGATAAAATAGAAAATTCTTTAAAGAAATTTGTTTCAATCTCGTCGGTAGTTAGTATAGATGGTATTGATGATATAAGTGATTTTTTAAAAATTGAATCAGGTAAGGTGTACCAGCGAGATAAAATCCCCGTTGAGATGGATAATAATCGAAAAGTTACAAAATATTCTACCGTTTTATATGAAATGAATGGTAGAGATCTAATTATAAAATTAAAAAAATACTGGCAGTTGGAAAATGGAATCAGAATATATTTATTCGAAAATAAAATGGATATCCCATCCTCCCGATAAAAAATGGATAGAACATTCATTGAAAGTTGAAGAACTATCTAAAAAATTTTTAAAAGATTTACCTGATTGCATAAATGTATTGTTACCCAAGAAAGTATGGCAAATATTGTTAAGTAATATTTCATTTTTCCATGATATAGGGAAAGGGACAAAATATTTTCAGGATTATATTGTTTCTGAAAACAAAGTTAAAACAGAATTGTCGAATCATTCGCTTTTATCATCCTTAGTGACTTATTGGATTGTCGAAAAATTATTAGAACCAATATTTAGAGATAGTAATTTAATCAAGCTTTATTCTTTTATTGCCTTTCTAGTAGTTAGATATCACCACGGTGATTTGCAAAATCCTAAAACATCTATTTTGTTAGAACAAAATCAAATATCTTTAATAAGAAAGCAATGGGAATCAATAGACAAAGATGTTATAAACTTATTATTAAATTTTAGAAATGTTCCATTATCATATGATGAAATAGAAATGAGAATAAAAACACTTCCGGAATCATTTAAAATTAAAAAAGTGATTATCAAATTTTTAATCAATAATAAAAGATTAGATTACTATTTTATAATAAATATTTTATACTCTATACTTGTAGATGCAGATAAACTTGCTGCCGGGCTAAATTTTGTTCCCGAACAAAATCTTGAAATACCTGAAAATATTATAGATATATACAGAGAAATGAGAGGTTGGACGAAAAGTACAGAATTTTTTGATGAATTGAGAAACAATGCATATAAAGAGGTAATAAATTCAATAAGTGATATTGATAATAAAAATATATTTAGCATTCAGCTTCCTACTGGGTTTGGTAAAACATTTACTTCTCTATCTTTTGCTATAAAATTGCTTAAGAAAAAAAGATTAAAGAGAATTATTTATTGTCTACCATTTACTTCAATTATAGATCAGAATTATCATGAGATTCAAAAGATGTTTGAAACAGTTTTAAAAAGGGAAGTTGACGCTTCATTTCTTTTAAAACACCATCACTTAAGCGAATTATTTTTTAAATATGATGATAGAGAATTTTCATATTCAGAATCTCAGCTATTAACTGAGAGCTGGCATAGTAAAGTTATTGTTACAACATTTGTTCAATTATTCCACACGTTAATAGGGTATAAGAATAGGGCATTAAAAAAGTTTCATCGATTATTAAATAGTGTGATAATCCTTGATGAAGTACAGTCAATACCAATAAAATATTGGAAAGTGATTGGAGAGATGCTTAGCTTTCTTTCTGGAAATTTGAATTGCAACATCATTTTAGTAACTGCCACTCAGCCTAAAATTTTGCCAGAAGAGAAAGTGTTGAAATTGGCAAATTCAGAAAAGTATTTTAAAAGTATAAATAGAACTCATTTGAAAATAAATATACAAAATAACATGAATGTCAATCAATTAGTTGAATATGTAAAAGCACATTCAACTGGTAAGAAAAAGATAATAGTTGTTTTGAATACAATAAAAGTTTCTGCAGATTTTTATTCCAAGACAAAAAATTCTTTTAAAAATGCATACTATTTGTCATCTTATATTATTCCAAAACAAAGATTGGAAATATTAAGACATATTAATAGATTGGATGAATATTATTTAGTTTCAACTCAAATTATCGAAGCGGGTGTAAATCTTGATGCAGATATATTATTTAGAGATTTTGCTACAATGGATTCAATTAATCAGGTAGC contains these protein-coding regions:
- the cas3 gene encoding CRISPR-associated helicase Cas3' — protein: MESEYIYSKIKWISHPPDKKWIEHSLKVEELSKKFLKDLPDCINVLLPKKVWQILLSNISFFHDIGKGTKYFQDYIVSENKVKTELSNHSLLSSLVTYWIVEKLLEPIFRDSNLIKLYSFIAFLVVRYHHGDLQNPKTSILLEQNQISLIRKQWESIDKDVINLLLNFRNVPLSYDEIEMRIKTLPESFKIKKVIIKFLINNKRLDYYFIINILYSILVDADKLAAGLNFVPEQNLEIPENIIDIYREMRGWTKSTEFFDELRNNAYKEVINSISDIDNKNIFSIQLPTGFGKTFTSLSFAIKLLKKKRLKRIIYCLPFTSIIDQNYHEIQKMFETVLKREVDASFLLKHHHLSELFFKYDDREFSYSESQLLTESWHSKVIVTTFVQLFHTLIGYKNRALKKFHRLLNSVIILDEVQSIPIKYWKVIGEMLSFLSGNLNCNIILVTATQPKILPEEKVLKLANSEKYFKSINRTHLKINIQNNMNVNQLVEYVKAHSTGKKKIIVVLNTIKVSADFYSKTKNSFKNAYYLSSYIIPKQRLEILRHINRLDEYYLVSTQIIEAGVNLDADILFRDFATMDSINQVAGRCNRFNMKSAGEVHVFKLEDNERGRLVASYIYDISLLDITEKTFINKTKYEEKEFLYLCDCYYDKLLSFNSMESEKILDSIKKLKYTDDDYAISTFKLIDENYEKFDVFIEYDSEAENIWERYYSLNEIKDFWKKHEEYLKIKNKLQNYIISVNSKDLELNKPPLVNGIYYVSRNQLDEYYDIETGFKKISSASIW